A single Anatilimnocola floriformis DNA region contains:
- the tssH gene encoding type VI secretion system ATPase TssH — protein MALNLKSLIGKLNEYSRRALENAAGLCSSKSNYNVEMEHWLLKLLETPNTDIARLLRQYELNQSHLERDLTKSIEQFKTGASRVPSLSPKISDLIREAWTFASVEFNSSTIRSGHLLLAMLATPDLATLIMSSLPQLNKINVEQLQKDLRDVTAGSIEDVASAPAGGSGAAAPAGGGKTPALDQFTIDLTGLARAGKVDPVLGRDFEIRQLIDILMRRRQNNPILTGEAGVGKTAVVEGFAIKIAAGDVPPILANVSLRTLDLGLLQAGAGVKGEFENRLKSVIAEVKASPQPIILFIDEAHTLIGAGGAQGQGDAANLLKPALARGELRTIAATTWSEYKKYFEKDPALARRFQVVKVEEPTEDVAINMMRGFTSTLEDHHSLHVLDEAIRDAVKLSSRYISGRQLPDKSVSLLDTAAARVAISHNSTPALVEDAGRRIEELTRHIEGLTRENAIGGGHDERLAELKEEKTAAEATYQQLKDRWTKELELVKQIREIRTKIESAVAPKKAKKKKEAPPVAAPAAAAPAGTPAPAAKPAEEPKPPTAEELVQLRKDLDAKNAELKTLQGENPLMQVCVDSQTIAEVVSGWTGIPIGKMFTDEIKTVLALRENLEKRVIGQSDALEALGQRIRTARAGLVDPKRPIGVFLLVGPSGVGKTETAMALADILYGGDKNMVIINMSEYQEAHTVSSLKGSPPGYVGYGEGGVLTEAVRRKPYSVVLLDEIEKAHNDVMELFYQVFDKGMLEDGEGREIDFKNTVILLTSNAGTDAVMKLCADPDTRPDSAGLAEALRPELLKVFKPAFLGRMVVLPYFPLADDVMRDIIKLKLGHIGKRLAENHKAKFSYDDSVVEAVRERCREVESGARNVDHILTGTMLPDISKEVLARMAEGRAISRVHIKVNGQSQFAYELE, from the coding sequence GTGGCTCTCAATCTCAAATCGCTGATTGGCAAGTTGAACGAATACAGCCGCCGGGCCCTCGAAAACGCGGCCGGCCTTTGTTCCTCAAAAAGCAATTACAACGTCGAGATGGAGCACTGGCTCCTCAAACTGCTGGAAACGCCGAACACTGACATCGCTCGTTTGCTGCGGCAGTATGAGTTGAATCAATCGCACCTCGAACGCGACCTCACGAAGTCGATCGAACAATTCAAAACCGGCGCGAGTCGCGTGCCGTCGCTGTCGCCGAAGATCAGCGATCTGATTCGCGAAGCCTGGACGTTTGCGTCGGTGGAGTTCAACTCCAGCACAATCCGCTCCGGCCATTTGCTCCTCGCGATGCTTGCCACGCCCGACCTGGCCACGCTCATCATGAGTAGCTTGCCGCAGCTCAATAAGATTAATGTCGAGCAGCTGCAAAAAGACCTCCGCGACGTGACGGCGGGTTCGATCGAAGACGTTGCTAGCGCACCGGCCGGCGGTTCCGGCGCTGCTGCTCCGGCTGGCGGCGGCAAGACACCGGCCCTCGATCAATTCACGATCGATCTCACCGGCCTCGCCCGCGCGGGAAAAGTCGATCCAGTCCTCGGCCGTGATTTCGAAATCCGCCAGCTGATCGACATCTTGATGCGCCGCCGGCAGAACAATCCGATCCTCACCGGCGAAGCGGGCGTCGGCAAAACAGCCGTCGTCGAAGGCTTTGCGATCAAGATCGCCGCCGGCGATGTGCCGCCGATCTTGGCCAATGTTTCGCTCCGCACGCTCGACCTCGGCTTGTTGCAAGCCGGCGCTGGTGTGAAGGGCGAATTCGAAAACCGCCTGAAGTCGGTCATCGCCGAAGTGAAGGCTTCGCCGCAGCCGATCATCCTGTTCATCGACGAAGCTCACACCCTGATCGGTGCTGGCGGCGCTCAAGGCCAAGGTGACGCGGCCAACTTGCTGAAGCCGGCGCTCGCTCGCGGTGAACTCCGCACCATCGCGGCGACGACCTGGTCGGAATACAAAAAATACTTCGAAAAGGATCCGGCCCTTGCTCGCCGTTTCCAAGTCGTGAAGGTCGAAGAGCCGACGGAAGATGTCGCCATCAATATGATGCGTGGGTTTACTTCGACTCTGGAAGATCACCACAGTCTTCATGTGCTCGACGAAGCGATTCGCGACGCCGTGAAACTTTCGAGCCGCTACATCAGCGGCCGACAGTTGCCTGACAAGTCGGTCAGCTTGCTCGACACGGCTGCGGCCCGCGTGGCCATCAGCCACAACAGCACACCGGCGCTCGTCGAGGATGCCGGCCGACGAATCGAAGAGCTCACTCGTCACATCGAAGGCCTCACGCGTGAAAACGCGATTGGCGGCGGGCACGACGAACGGCTCGCCGAGTTGAAAGAAGAAAAAACAGCAGCCGAAGCCACGTACCAGCAGCTGAAAGATCGCTGGACGAAGGAACTGGAACTCGTAAAGCAAATCCGCGAGATTCGGACGAAGATCGAATCGGCAGTCGCACCGAAGAAGGCGAAGAAAAAGAAAGAAGCGCCGCCAGTAGCAGCACCAGCTGCGGCTGCTCCCGCAGGAACACCGGCTCCGGCCGCAAAGCCCGCCGAAGAACCCAAGCCGCCGACGGCCGAAGAACTCGTGCAGCTGCGCAAAGATCTCGATGCGAAAAACGCCGAGCTGAAAACGCTGCAGGGTGAAAACCCGCTGATGCAAGTTTGCGTCGATTCGCAAACAATTGCCGAAGTGGTCTCCGGCTGGACGGGCATTCCGATCGGCAAAATGTTTACCGACGAAATCAAAACGGTCCTCGCACTCCGCGAGAATCTCGAGAAGCGGGTCATCGGCCAATCGGATGCGCTCGAAGCCCTCGGCCAGCGGATTCGCACCGCCCGTGCCGGCCTCGTCGATCCCAAGCGGCCGATCGGCGTGTTCCTGCTCGTCGGCCCCAGCGGCGTCGGCAAGACCGAAACCGCGATGGCCCTCGCCGACATTTTGTACGGCGGCGACAAGAACATGGTCATCATCAACATGTCGGAGTATCAGGAAGCTCACACGGTCAGCAGCCTGAAGGGTTCGCCCCCGGGCTACGTCGGTTACGGCGAAGGTGGCGTGCTGACCGAAGCGGTCCGTCGCAAGCCGTACAGCGTGGTGCTGCTCGATGAAATCGAAAAAGCCCACAACGACGTGATGGAGCTCTTCTATCAGGTCTTCGACAAAGGCATGCTCGAAGACGGCGAAGGTCGCGAGATCGATTTCAAGAACACTGTAATCTTGCTCACCTCCAACGCCGGCACCGATGCGGTGATGAAGCTCTGCGCCGATCCCGACACTCGGCCCGATTCCGCCGGCCTCGCCGAAGCGCTGCGTCCCGAGCTTTTGAAGGTCTTCAAGCCGGCGTTCCTCGGCCGCATGGTGGTCCTCCCGTACTTCCCGCTCGCCGACGACGTGATGCGCGACATCATCAAGCTCAAACTCGGCCACATCGGCAAACGGCTGGCGGAAAATCACAAGGCCAAGTTCAGCTACGACGATTCGGTAGTCGAAGCCGTCCGCGAACGTTGCCGCGAAGTCGAAAGCGGCGCCCGCAACGTCGACCACATCCTCACCGGCACTATGTTGCCCGACATTTCGAAAGAAGTGCTGGCCCGCATGGCCGAAGGTCGCGCGATCAGCCGGGTGCACATCAAGGTGAACGGCCAATCGCAGTTTGCCTACGAACTCGAATAA
- the tssG gene encoding type VI secretion system baseplate subunit TssG, translated as MAAENWPSDAELADWIRASKAGSDIDPTDADHDPARPGYSVRMSLLGEAIYRYEFFAAMHALRQMRLFDHKVDLDSLLEPLPIRFRAHQSLSFPSSEVFDLRSFPNQSKRRLEMTVSFLGLTGSMGALPRFYTEKVIERMQKRDFVLRDFLDLFNHRLVMLFHEAGQKYRFWFDYERAVKIGRIRQEQGTQKFRGFVLEDRPKLDKVSQNLLDLGGFGTSLLRYKDIVRGALANRLNVADETLRHYAGLLSQSHRSAIGLEQLLSGYFATQVKVQQFVGQWLQLPAEYRTCLPIREEVVRPGETKKQSPAKPAVKTAAPRLGQNTVIGSRIWESQGKFRIRLGPLSYKQFLDYLPVGGAFLKLAQLTRVYVRGGFDYDVQPTLKAAEVPWCQLGGKESPGARLGWNTWVRNKPFEQPADDAVFNVENKLSFGS; from the coding sequence ATGGCCGCCGAGAACTGGCCATCTGACGCTGAGTTAGCGGATTGGATCCGCGCGTCAAAGGCTGGCAGCGACATCGACCCAACCGACGCCGATCACGATCCGGCGCGGCCTGGATACTCCGTGCGCATGTCGCTCCTCGGCGAAGCGATTTACCGCTACGAATTCTTCGCAGCGATGCACGCGCTGCGGCAGATGCGGCTGTTCGACCACAAGGTCGATCTCGACAGCTTGCTCGAACCGCTGCCGATCCGCTTTCGCGCGCATCAGTCGCTGTCGTTTCCTTCGAGCGAAGTTTTCGATCTGCGCAGTTTTCCGAACCAATCGAAACGCCGGCTTGAGATGACGGTGTCGTTCCTGGGGCTGACCGGCTCGATGGGCGCGCTGCCGCGGTTCTATACCGAAAAAGTCATCGAGCGGATGCAGAAGCGCGACTTTGTGCTTCGTGACTTTCTCGATCTGTTCAACCATCGCCTGGTGATGTTGTTTCACGAAGCTGGACAAAAATATCGCTTCTGGTTCGATTATGAACGGGCCGTGAAAATCGGTCGCATCCGTCAGGAACAAGGAACACAAAAGTTTCGCGGCTTCGTGCTCGAAGATCGGCCGAAGCTCGACAAGGTCTCGCAAAACCTGCTCGACCTCGGCGGTTTCGGCACTTCGCTGCTGCGTTACAAAGATATCGTTCGCGGTGCACTCGCCAATCGCTTGAACGTCGCCGACGAAACACTCCGGCACTACGCGGGACTCCTCTCGCAATCGCATCGCAGCGCGATCGGGCTCGAGCAACTTCTCAGCGGTTACTTTGCGACGCAAGTGAAGGTGCAACAGTTCGTCGGTCAATGGCTGCAACTGCCAGCCGAGTATCGAACTTGTCTGCCCATTCGCGAGGAAGTCGTCCGGCCTGGTGAAACGAAAAAACAATCGCCTGCCAAACCAGCCGTCAAAACGGCAGCGCCTCGGCTTGGCCAGAACACCGTGATTGGCTCGCGAATCTGGGAATCGCAAGGCAAATTCCGCATCCGCCTCGGCCCGCTCAGCTATAAGCAATTTCTCGACTACTTGCCGGTGGGCGGCGCATTTCTCAAACTGGCGCAACTCACAAGGGTGTATGTCCGCGGCGGTTTCGATTACGACGTGCAGCCGACGCTGAAAGCGGCGGAGGTTCCCTGGTGCCAACTGGGGGGCAAGGAATCGCCCGGCGCGCGACTTGGCTGGAATACCTGGGTGAGGAATAAGCCGTTCGAACAACCTGCGGATGACGCGGTGTTCAACGTCGAAAATAAATTGTCGTTTGGTTCGTAG
- a CDS encoding molybdopterin-dependent oxidoreductase, translating into MTLSRREFVQTSSVLTAAALSGGLLESPVAAAEENATERPFLTPADKFRDVSRGTPKPHSLVGEALVAAKLTPETWRLEITIDGPATPEQKEFATGKELKSETDNSLDLAALLELGKKHEVQFLKAMQCLNIPAPLGQGLWEGVPLRDVLRLCSPLKNVRRIYYWGFHNNDPKQLFQSSLSYTQAMETPPGELPAFLAYRLNGEPIPLMRGGPVRMVIPWAHGFKSIKWLQRICLTNDYKANDTYAEQNNDPESYLKTAAYFENVPAKVAADKPLRVSGTAMSGLSGLKRVEYSLTSDENKEEKWIPAALDESPSDWSTQLPAGISSKQILGFDPKTGEPRTWPLRYSMVGWSLKLTDLKPGQYALRVRAVDLNDFAQPEPRPIQKTGRNSIEVKEFEVVG; encoded by the coding sequence ATGACTCTCTCCCGACGTGAGTTTGTGCAGACCTCGTCTGTTCTCACTGCTGCCGCGCTCTCGGGCGGTTTGCTGGAATCGCCGGTTGCTGCCGCCGAAGAGAATGCAACCGAGCGGCCGTTTCTCACACCAGCCGATAAATTTCGCGATGTCTCGCGCGGCACGCCCAAGCCGCATTCGCTCGTCGGCGAAGCGCTCGTTGCGGCGAAGCTCACACCAGAAACTTGGCGGCTTGAAATCACCATCGACGGTCCCGCCACGCCGGAGCAAAAGGAGTTTGCCACCGGGAAGGAACTCAAAAGCGAAACCGACAACTCCCTCGATCTCGCCGCGCTGCTGGAACTCGGCAAGAAGCACGAAGTCCAATTTCTCAAAGCCATGCAATGCCTCAACATCCCCGCGCCGCTTGGTCAGGGATTGTGGGAAGGGGTGCCGCTGCGTGATGTGCTGCGGCTGTGCTCGCCGCTGAAGAATGTGCGGCGGATTTACTACTGGGGCTTTCACAACAACGATCCGAAGCAGCTGTTTCAATCATCGCTGAGTTACACGCAAGCCATGGAGACGCCGCCAGGCGAACTGCCGGCGTTTCTCGCCTACCGCCTTAATGGCGAACCAATCCCGCTCATGCGCGGCGGCCCGGTGCGAATGGTCATTCCGTGGGCCCACGGCTTCAAGTCGATCAAATGGTTGCAGCGGATCTGCCTGACCAACGATTACAAAGCGAACGACACCTACGCCGAACAGAACAACGATCCTGAGTCGTATTTAAAAACAGCGGCGTATTTCGAAAATGTTCCCGCGAAGGTCGCCGCCGACAAACCGCTGCGAGTCAGCGGCACCGCGATGTCGGGGCTCTCGGGTTTGAAGCGCGTCGAGTATTCGCTGACAAGCGACGAGAACAAAGAAGAGAAATGGATTCCCGCGGCACTTGATGAGTCACCCAGCGATTGGTCGACGCAGTTGCCGGCTGGCATCTCATCCAAACAGATTCTGGGCTTCGATCCAAAAACCGGCGAACCGCGCACCTGGCCGCTTCGCTACAGCATGGTCGGTTGGTCGCTGAAACTTACCGACCTGAAGCCAGGCCAATACGCACTCCGCGTCCGCGCGGTCGATCTCAACGACTTCGCACAACCCGAGCCTCGGCCGATTCAAAAGACCGGGCGGAATTCGATCGAGGTGAAGGAGTTTGAAGTGGTGGGATGA
- a CDS encoding type VI secretion system Vgr family protein: MSKLAQKGRCLGVTTAAGEDKLVIESFNMTERMSSLFAMTVDMLSEDREVKPEAIIGKPVTVRVTSHDGNVERFFHGICRRFAQGPEDDRVRSYQLEAVPWLWMLTQTSDCRIFQDKTAPEIIKKIFSDLGFSDFKDELTATYTKWDYCTQYRETDFNFISRLMEHEGIFYYFKHEKDKHTLVLADSPDAHKPCPVAAEVNYIPEIGGDKKYEGVLDWQLSQEMKPGKFSSRDFNFQMPDKTLDANESSQVKVGGNDKLEMFDFPGYNGQQFNKPDQRMGDVEKLGKSLAKIRMEEEEASHLVATGSSNMRGFSPGFSFTLKDKEGRRTKNNPYVLTEVQHSAVQSPPYFSDDVVDNAYQNTFACIPKKVKFRPARTTSKPVVHGLHTAVVVGPSGEEIYTDKYGRIKVQFPWDREGKKDESSSCWLRVSQPWAGKQWGAFCWPRIGHEVLVNFMEGDPDQPLCVGSVYNHDNMPPYTMPDNQTRSGMKSRSSKEGSTDNFNELRFEDKKDKEEIYFHAEKDFNRVVENNDTLKVGFDKKDDGDQTIEIFNTQTVKIGTPQAKEGSQKTEIYKDRDTKLKMGNDTLKIEMGNRETKISLGNDTTKLDLGKSATEAMQSIELKVGQSSIKIDQTGVTIEGMMIKINGQMMTDIKGLMTNVQGSAMATLKGGILMIN, from the coding sequence ATGTCGAAACTTGCCCAAAAAGGCCGCTGCCTCGGGGTCACCACCGCGGCTGGCGAAGACAAGCTCGTCATCGAGTCGTTCAACATGACCGAGCGGATGAGCTCGCTCTTTGCCATGACCGTCGACATGCTGTCGGAAGATCGCGAGGTTAAACCCGAAGCGATCATCGGCAAGCCCGTGACCGTGCGCGTCACTTCGCACGACGGCAATGTCGAGCGTTTCTTTCACGGCATTTGTCGGCGCTTTGCGCAGGGGCCCGAAGATGATCGCGTCCGCTCGTACCAGCTCGAAGCCGTGCCGTGGCTGTGGATGCTGACTCAAACTTCCGACTGCCGCATCTTCCAGGACAAGACTGCGCCCGAAATCATCAAAAAAATCTTCAGCGATCTCGGCTTTTCCGATTTCAAAGATGAACTGACCGCCACCTACACCAAGTGGGATTACTGCACGCAGTATCGCGAGACCGATTTCAATTTCATCAGCCGGCTGATGGAGCACGAAGGCATCTTCTATTACTTCAAGCATGAAAAGGATAAGCACACGCTGGTGCTCGCCGATTCACCCGATGCTCACAAGCCATGCCCTGTCGCAGCCGAAGTGAACTACATCCCCGAGATCGGCGGCGATAAGAAATACGAAGGTGTGCTCGACTGGCAACTGTCGCAGGAAATGAAGCCCGGCAAGTTCAGCAGCCGCGACTTCAATTTTCAAATGCCCGATAAGACGCTCGACGCCAACGAGTCGAGCCAGGTGAAGGTCGGCGGCAACGACAAGCTCGAGATGTTCGACTTCCCCGGCTACAACGGCCAGCAGTTCAACAAGCCCGATCAGCGGATGGGCGATGTCGAAAAGCTCGGCAAGTCGCTCGCCAAAATCCGTATGGAAGAGGAAGAAGCCTCGCATCTGGTCGCGACCGGCTCGTCGAACATGCGCGGCTTCTCGCCCGGCTTCAGCTTCACACTCAAGGACAAAGAGGGCCGCCGCACGAAGAACAATCCGTACGTGCTTACCGAGGTGCAGCACTCGGCCGTGCAAAGCCCGCCGTACTTTTCTGACGACGTGGTCGACAACGCTTATCAAAACACGTTTGCCTGCATTCCGAAGAAAGTGAAGTTCCGCCCCGCGCGAACCACGAGCAAGCCGGTTGTGCACGGCCTGCACACTGCCGTCGTGGTCGGCCCCAGCGGCGAAGAGATTTACACCGACAAGTACGGCCGCATCAAGGTGCAGTTTCCGTGGGACCGCGAAGGAAAGAAAGACGAGAGCAGCAGTTGCTGGCTCCGCGTCTCGCAGCCGTGGGCGGGCAAGCAATGGGGCGCGTTCTGCTGGCCGCGGATCGGGCATGAAGTGCTCGTCAACTTCATGGAGGGCGATCCCGATCAGCCGCTGTGCGTCGGCAGCGTCTACAACCACGACAACATGCCTCCCTACACGATGCCCGACAATCAAACGCGCTCGGGCATGAAGAGCCGCAGCTCAAAAGAAGGCAGCACCGACAACTTCAACGAGCTCCGCTTCGAAGACAAAAAGGACAAGGAAGAAATCTACTTCCACGCCGAGAAGGACTTCAATCGCGTCGTCGAAAACAACGACACACTGAAGGTGGGCTTCGATAAAAAGGACGACGGCGATCAGACGATCGAGATCTTCAACACCCAAACCGTGAAGATCGGCACGCCGCAAGCCAAAGAGGGAAGCCAGAAAACGGAGATCTATAAAGATCGCGACACGAAGCTCAAGATGGGCAACGATACGCTGAAGATCGAAATGGGCAACCGCGAGACAAAAATCTCGCTCGGCAACGACACCACCAAGCTCGACCTCGGCAAGAGCGCCACCGAAGCCATGCAATCGATCGAGCTCAAGGTGGGCCAGAGCAGCATCAAGATCGACCAGACGGGCGTGACCATCGAAGGAATGATGATCAAGATCAACGGCCAAATGATGACTGATATCAAAGGCCTGATGACCAACGTCCAAGGCTCGGCGATGGCGACGCTGAAGGGCGGAATTTTGATGATCAATTAA